Proteins from a single region of Synchiropus splendidus isolate RoL2022-P1 chromosome 3, RoL_Sspl_1.0, whole genome shotgun sequence:
- the slc10a7 gene encoding sodium/bile acid cotransporter 7 isoform X1, giving the protein MGLVARIRKEWFIIGIVVVILAARLHPSVGVRGGPLKPEITVAYIAVSLIFFNSGLSLKTEELTSALLHVRLHLFVQSFTLIFFPLAVWLLLRVLALTAIDHWLLRGLQTVSCMPPPVSSAVILTKAVGGNEAAAIFNSAFGSFLGIIVTPVLLLLFLGSSSSVPFSSIFSQLFMTVVVPLILGQVCRGFIREFLERQKPPFGVISSAVLLMIIYTTFCDTFSNPNIELDPTSLLLVVLIIFSIQLCFMTLTFAFSTRPGSGFTPADTVAIVFCSTHKSLTLGIPMLKIVFEGYEHLSLISVPLLIYHPAQILLGSVLVPTIRSWMNSRQKAAKISLQPI; this is encoded by the exons ATGGGACTGGTGGCGCGGATACGAAAGGAATGGTTTATCATCGGGATCGTCGTGGTCATACTAGCCGCCCGACTGCATCCTAGTGTCGGTGTCAGAGGAG GCCCATTGAAACCAGAGATCACAGTAGCCTACATTGCGGTCTCCCTCATCTTCTTCAACAGCGGGCTGTCACTCAAGACGGAG GAATTAACCAGCGCCTTGCTACATGTCCGTCTTCACCTGTTTGTCCAGTCTTTCACCCTCATCTTCTTCCCGCTGGCTGTTTGGCTGCTACTCAGAGTGCTGGCTCTGACGGCCATTGATCACTGGCTGCTCCGAGG GTTGCAGACTGTGAGCTGTATGCCCCCACCAGTCTCCTCTGCTGTCATTCTCACCAAAGCTGTTGGAGGCAACGAG GCGGCTGCCATTTTTAATTCAGCCTTTGGAAGTTTCCTG GGAATCATTGTAACTCCAGTGTTATTGCTGCTCTTT CTTGGCTCTTCATCCTCAGttcccttctcctccatcttctctcaGCTATTTATGACGGTTGTTGTTCCTCTGATCCTGGGTCAG GTGTGTCGTGGTTTTATCCGTGAGTTTCTGGAGCGTCAGAAACCTCCGTTCGGCGTCATCAGCAGTGCTGTGCTCCTCATGATAATCTACACCACCTTCTGTGACACCTTCAGTAATCCCAACATCGAGCTGGACCCCACcagcctgctgctggtggttctTATCA ttttctcCATCCAGCTGTGCTTCATGACTCTCACATTTGCCTTTTCCACGCG ACCCGGCTCAGGGTTCACTCCAGCAGACACGGTCGCCATCGTCTTCTGCTCCACACATAAATCACTCACTCTTG GAATCCCAATGTTGAAGATTGTGTTCGAGGGCTACGAGCATCTGTCTCTCATCTCGGTGCCACTTCTCATCTACCACCCTGCTCAGATCCTCCTGGGATCCGTCCTGGTGCCGACCATTCGCAGTTGGATGAACAGCCGGCAGAAG GCAGCAAAGATTTCACTGCAGCCCATCTGA
- the ttc29 gene encoding tetratricopeptide repeat protein 29 produces MALMSTQILSQKEIARFRNRLKHTMSVEMLQNGYHRSFSEFLFLLNRDHSRRMEAPPNSLISLQTPLEEDMGKLEAMKLHLTQAEEAERTGSWSSVYQERLLLAQYFSAPEDLWLRLHFFLSCTDKEQGLHSRPSVEARVCLAEIYSQQGDLDQAREHAELCLLLSGSEDMLDSSGQPLRLRVCQVLWRIYSQLADSLQGTTNFSEVLKMLHRGYVMTAECEDKHLEAHAAYQLGLTHHAAGNYGEARKFLTISVRIYDMFMDSDGLGKTYKAMAKLLANEGNIEETIQCLEKLVDVSGRKGLEQNLADACMSLGNIYLTWNELDKAAEYFQQGYESACGAGDVSLLQRAQVSLACARGHSLIKKYAADVVSGTPAAIQRLLRWKKSQECGASWRSADD; encoded by the exons ATGGCGTTAATGTCAACTCAGATCCTCTCCCAAAAAGAAATTGCAAG attcaggaatcgACTGAAGCACACCATGTCTGTGGAAATGCTTCAAAATGGTTACCACAG ATCTTTTTCGGAGTTCTTATTTCTGCTCAACCGTGACCATTCCCGAAGGATGGAAGCTCCTCCAAATTCATTGATCAGTCTTCAGACCCCACTGGAGGAAGACATGGGCAAACTGGAGGCCATGAAGCTGCACCTGACTCAGgctgaggaggcagagagaacTG GCTCGTGGTCATCAGTGTACCAGGAGCGTCTACTTCTGGCTCAGTACTTCTCAGCTCCTGAGGATTTATGGCTGCGGTTACACTTCTTCCTCAGCTGCACTGACAAAGAACAAGGGCTCCATTCCAGACCGTCCGTGGAAGCTCGGGTCTGTCTGGCTGAGATCTACTCTCAACAAG GTGATCTGGATCAAGCGAGGGAGCATGCAGAGCTCTGCCTCTTGTTGTCAGGCAGTGAAGACATGCTGGACTCAAGTGGTCAGCCACTGAGGTTGCGGGTCTGCCAAGTTCTATGGAGGATCTATAGCCAGCTGGCCGACTCCCTGCAGGGCACAACAAACTTCAGTGAAGTTCTGAAGATGCTTCACCGTGGCTATGTCATGACTGCAGAAT GTGAAGACAAACACCTTGAAGCTCACGCAGCCTATCAGCTGGGACTGACCCACCACGCTGCAGGAAATTATGGAGAAGCCAGGAAA TTTTTGACCATCTCCGTGCGGATCTACGACATGTTTATGGATTCAGACGGACTTGGAAAAACATACAAGGCGATGGCAAAGCTGTTGGCAAa CGAGGGAAACATTGAAGAAACCATCCAGTGTCTGGAGAAGTTGGTCGACGTATCTGGCAGGAAAGGGCTCGAACAAAATTTGGCTGATGCCTGTATGAGTCTTGGAAATATCTACCTCACCTGG AATGAGTTGGACAAAGCGGCTGAGTACTTCCAGCAAGGTTATGAGTCTGCATGTGGTGCAGGAGACGTGTCGTTGTTGCAGAGAGCACAG GTGTCGCTTGCTTGCGCCCGCGGTCACTCACTAATTAAGAAATATGCTGCTGACGTGGTGTCTGGGACGCCTGCGGCAATACAGCGGCTGCTTCGATGGAAAAAGAGCCAGGAGTGTGGCGCCTCGTGGAGATCTGCTGATGACTGA
- the LOC128755744 gene encoding zinc finger protein 296-like isoform X1: MKRGSSVLQPPSDAAKWHTHPAKIHTETHINDDSRSDTTEGRPETKLGPSSSPFPEATSLFSPDVSTKMASDLLIRLSEATQKAELQPGTQEELQQQRCEIIPPGHGGGQQDEPGLALSPDGPGASPEPPSLTHTPDGNTTVDTLASDLLRKLAGEATHADFATIAETQEVNHHAVKVKEEEVSVEVSDLIHVPLISQTAPKLRSHHLLTSQNEEHILPNFKVKPQFFTSSQQSGSSGAEAFQFRVKIENEDVNPISFQANVGHHFRFNDKHSEQLFPRADLFSGVTMEEKFPSNAQRDNQSFFGVKKEDVFTSVFKTEEQFDSGGTMANHCLGAALWQDMSVNLASTLLHQLSERVSKSSSHPTERMTPPVGNSTGLKRAVDPTCPSPRLSTKEPLNGAQHNQSKNKRNGCSYFYRCHVCGFEIEPHDLFQSHMTEHRQWEQDSFSLHCCVCGHSTSKEAAMRTHMETHLLSVTGDSGGIRCSVTPPTAGSGRALSVAMATQLETSTSEHRCRICQRSFPGQQELQVHFQGHRQGNQYRCDRCGHLTRTANKLVEHVRVHTGERPFTCELCPYSAKRRDSLRLHCRVKHPGHISGGATETPSNVHTHRTYVHGDNQRSNKHIQRLHTDTASLSSSSFLRPFHPSLSDQAGWRDLSPLLPITTLLSLKPRSSCPSLISSSSSAATKHSFLGYLGLKTSL; the protein is encoded by the exons atGAAGCGTGGGTCGAGTGTGTTGCAGCCTCCATCAGATGCAGCCAAGTGGCACACACACCCTGCAAAAATACACACTGAAACACATATCAACGATGACAGTCGCTCGGATACGACAGAAGGGCGTCCGGAAACCAAGTTGGGTCCCAGTTCAAGTCCCTTCCCAGAAGCCACTTCTCTGTTCAGCCCTGATGTCAGCACTAAGATGGCGTCTGACCTCCTCATCAGGCTATCGG AAGCCACCCAGAAGGCAGAGCTGCAGCCCGGGAcacaggaggagctgcagcagcagagatgtGAGATCATTCCACCAGGACATGGTGGAGGTCAACAAGATGAGCCGGGCCTTGCTCTCTCACCAGACGGTCCTGGGGCAAGTCCGGAACCTCCCTCACTGACACACACCCCTGATGGCAACACCACAGTGGACACGCTGGCCTCAGACCTGTTGAGGAAACTAGCAG GTGAAGCAACACATGCAGATTTTGCAACAATCGCAGAGACGCAAGAGGTCAACCATCATGCCgtgaaggtcaaagaggaggaggtgtcaGTTGAAGTCTCGGATCTGATCCACGTTCCTCTCATCAGCCAAACTGCTCCTAAGTTGAGGAGCCACCATCTCCTCACGAGTCAAAATGAAGAACACATTCTTCCCAACTTTAAAGTTAAACCTCAGTTTTTCACCTCCAGCCAGCAGTCCGGCAGTTCTGGGGCCGAGGCGTTTCAGTTCAGAGTGAAGATTGAAAATGAGGATGTGAATCCGATATCTTTTCAGGCCAATGTGGGCCACCATTTTCGCTTCAACGATAAGCATTCAGAGCAGCTGTTCCCCAGAGCAGATCTTTTTTCTGGAGTCACGATGGAGGAGAAATTTCCTTCGAATGCTCAAAGGGATAATCAATCTTTCTTTGGAGTGAAGAAGGAAGACGTCTTTACCtctgtgttcaaaactgaagaGCAGTTTGATTCGGGGGGCACCATGGCCAACCATTGTCTCGGGGCGGCACTTTGGCAAGACATGTCTGTGAACCTGGCCTCCACGCTGCTGCATCAGCTCTCAG AGCGAGTCAGTAAATCCAGTAGTCATCCGACCGAGAGGATGACTCCACCAGTCGGAAACAG CACTGGGTTAAAGAGGGCCGTCGATCCCACCTGCCCATCTCCTCGTCTGAGCACCAAGGAGCCTTTGAATG GTGCTCAACACAACCAAAGCAAAAACAAGCGGAATGGATGTTCTTACTTCTACAG GTGTCACGTGTGTGGATTCGAGATTGAGCCACATGACCTTTTCCAGAGTCACATGACGGAGCACCGCCAGTGGGAGCAGGACTCATTTTCTCtgcactgctgtgtgtgtggccactcCACCAGTAAGGAGGCAGCGATGAGAACCCATATGGAAACCCATTTACTAAGTGTCACAGGGGACAGCGGTGGGATCAG ATGCTCCGTCACCCCTCCTACTGCTGGCAGCGGCAGAGCTCTgtcagttgccatggcaacccagCTGGAGACAAGCACCTCTGAGCATCGCTGCCGCATCTGCCAGAGGTCGTTTCCAGGGCAACAGGAGCTGCAGGTTCACTTCCAGGGTCATCGTCAAGGCAACCAGTACCGGTGTGACCGATGTGGTCACCTTACAAGGACGGCAAACAAACTGGTGGAGCACGTTCGCGTTCATACAGGGGAGCGGCCGTTCACCTGCGAGCTGTGTCCTTATAGCGCCAAGCGGCGGGACAGTCTGCGTCTGCACTGCAGGGTCAAGCACCCCGGACATATCAGCGGGGGCGCGACAGAGACTCCGAGCAATGTGCACACACACCGGACATATGTGCACGGAGACAATCAGCGCTCAAACAAACATATCCAGAGGCTGCACACGGACACCGCTtcactctcctccagctccttcctgCGTCCTTTCCATCCATCGCTCTCTGACCAAGCCGGGTGGAGAGATTTATCTCCTCTGCTCCCTATCACAACGCTCCTCTCCCTGAAACCTCGCTCCAGTTGTCCTTCCCTCATCTCATCCTCGTCATCTGCTGCTACCAAACACTCTTTTCTCGGCTACCTTGGTCTGAAAACTTCTTTGTGA
- the LOC128755744 gene encoding zinc finger protein 296-like isoform X2 produces MKRGSSVLQPPSDAAKWHTHPAKIHTETHINDDSRSDTTEGRPETKLGPSSSPFPEATSLFSPDVSTKMASDLLIRLSEATQKAELQPGTQEELQQQRYGPGASPEPPSLTHTPDGNTTVDTLASDLLRKLAGEATHADFATIAETQEVNHHAVKVKEEEVSVEVSDLIHVPLISQTAPKLRSHHLLTSQNEEHILPNFKVKPQFFTSSQQSGSSGAEAFQFRVKIENEDVNPISFQANVGHHFRFNDKHSEQLFPRADLFSGVTMEEKFPSNAQRDNQSFFGVKKEDVFTSVFKTEEQFDSGGTMANHCLGAALWQDMSVNLASTLLHQLSERVSKSSSHPTERMTPPVGNSTGLKRAVDPTCPSPRLSTKEPLNGAQHNQSKNKRNGCSYFYRCHVCGFEIEPHDLFQSHMTEHRQWEQDSFSLHCCVCGHSTSKEAAMRTHMETHLLSVTGDSGGIRCSVTPPTAGSGRALSVAMATQLETSTSEHRCRICQRSFPGQQELQVHFQGHRQGNQYRCDRCGHLTRTANKLVEHVRVHTGERPFTCELCPYSAKRRDSLRLHCRVKHPGHISGGATETPSNVHTHRTYVHGDNQRSNKHIQRLHTDTASLSSSSFLRPFHPSLSDQAGWRDLSPLLPITTLLSLKPRSSCPSLISSSSSAATKHSFLGYLGLKTSL; encoded by the exons atGAAGCGTGGGTCGAGTGTGTTGCAGCCTCCATCAGATGCAGCCAAGTGGCACACACACCCTGCAAAAATACACACTGAAACACATATCAACGATGACAGTCGCTCGGATACGACAGAAGGGCGTCCGGAAACCAAGTTGGGTCCCAGTTCAAGTCCCTTCCCAGAAGCCACTTCTCTGTTCAGCCCTGATGTCAGCACTAAGATGGCGTCTGACCTCCTCATCAGGCTATCGG AAGCCACCCAGAAGGCAGAGCTGCAGCCCGGGAcacaggaggagctgcagcagcagagat ACGGTCCTGGGGCAAGTCCGGAACCTCCCTCACTGACACACACCCCTGATGGCAACACCACAGTGGACACGCTGGCCTCAGACCTGTTGAGGAAACTAGCAG GTGAAGCAACACATGCAGATTTTGCAACAATCGCAGAGACGCAAGAGGTCAACCATCATGCCgtgaaggtcaaagaggaggaggtgtcaGTTGAAGTCTCGGATCTGATCCACGTTCCTCTCATCAGCCAAACTGCTCCTAAGTTGAGGAGCCACCATCTCCTCACGAGTCAAAATGAAGAACACATTCTTCCCAACTTTAAAGTTAAACCTCAGTTTTTCACCTCCAGCCAGCAGTCCGGCAGTTCTGGGGCCGAGGCGTTTCAGTTCAGAGTGAAGATTGAAAATGAGGATGTGAATCCGATATCTTTTCAGGCCAATGTGGGCCACCATTTTCGCTTCAACGATAAGCATTCAGAGCAGCTGTTCCCCAGAGCAGATCTTTTTTCTGGAGTCACGATGGAGGAGAAATTTCCTTCGAATGCTCAAAGGGATAATCAATCTTTCTTTGGAGTGAAGAAGGAAGACGTCTTTACCtctgtgttcaaaactgaagaGCAGTTTGATTCGGGGGGCACCATGGCCAACCATTGTCTCGGGGCGGCACTTTGGCAAGACATGTCTGTGAACCTGGCCTCCACGCTGCTGCATCAGCTCTCAG AGCGAGTCAGTAAATCCAGTAGTCATCCGACCGAGAGGATGACTCCACCAGTCGGAAACAG CACTGGGTTAAAGAGGGCCGTCGATCCCACCTGCCCATCTCCTCGTCTGAGCACCAAGGAGCCTTTGAATG GTGCTCAACACAACCAAAGCAAAAACAAGCGGAATGGATGTTCTTACTTCTACAG GTGTCACGTGTGTGGATTCGAGATTGAGCCACATGACCTTTTCCAGAGTCACATGACGGAGCACCGCCAGTGGGAGCAGGACTCATTTTCTCtgcactgctgtgtgtgtggccactcCACCAGTAAGGAGGCAGCGATGAGAACCCATATGGAAACCCATTTACTAAGTGTCACAGGGGACAGCGGTGGGATCAG ATGCTCCGTCACCCCTCCTACTGCTGGCAGCGGCAGAGCTCTgtcagttgccatggcaacccagCTGGAGACAAGCACCTCTGAGCATCGCTGCCGCATCTGCCAGAGGTCGTTTCCAGGGCAACAGGAGCTGCAGGTTCACTTCCAGGGTCATCGTCAAGGCAACCAGTACCGGTGTGACCGATGTGGTCACCTTACAAGGACGGCAAACAAACTGGTGGAGCACGTTCGCGTTCATACAGGGGAGCGGCCGTTCACCTGCGAGCTGTGTCCTTATAGCGCCAAGCGGCGGGACAGTCTGCGTCTGCACTGCAGGGTCAAGCACCCCGGACATATCAGCGGGGGCGCGACAGAGACTCCGAGCAATGTGCACACACACCGGACATATGTGCACGGAGACAATCAGCGCTCAAACAAACATATCCAGAGGCTGCACACGGACACCGCTtcactctcctccagctccttcctgCGTCCTTTCCATCCATCGCTCTCTGACCAAGCCGGGTGGAGAGATTTATCTCCTCTGCTCCCTATCACAACGCTCCTCTCCCTGAAACCTCGCTCCAGTTGTCCTTCCCTCATCTCATCCTCGTCATCTGCTGCTACCAAACACTCTTTTCTCGGCTACCTTGGTCTGAAAACTTCTTTGTGA
- the slc10a7 gene encoding sodium/bile acid cotransporter 7 isoform X2, with product MGLVARIRKEWFIIGIVVVILAARLHPSVGVRGGPLKPEITVAYIAVSLIFFNSGLSLKTEELTSALLHVRLHLFVQSFTLIFFPLAVWLLLRVLALTAIDHWLLRGLQTVSCMPPPVSSAVILTKAVGGNEAAAIFNSAFGSFLGIIVTPVLLLLFLGSSSSVPFSSIFSQLFMTVVVPLILGQVCRGFIREFLERQKPPFGVISSAVLLMIIYTTFCDTFSNPNIELDPTSLLLVVLIIFSIQLCFMTLTFAFSTRPGSGFTPADTVAIVFCSTHKSLTLGIPMLKIVFEGYEHLSLISVPLLIYHPAQILLGSVLVPTIRSWMNSRQKPSLLLR from the exons ATGGGACTGGTGGCGCGGATACGAAAGGAATGGTTTATCATCGGGATCGTCGTGGTCATACTAGCCGCCCGACTGCATCCTAGTGTCGGTGTCAGAGGAG GCCCATTGAAACCAGAGATCACAGTAGCCTACATTGCGGTCTCCCTCATCTTCTTCAACAGCGGGCTGTCACTCAAGACGGAG GAATTAACCAGCGCCTTGCTACATGTCCGTCTTCACCTGTTTGTCCAGTCTTTCACCCTCATCTTCTTCCCGCTGGCTGTTTGGCTGCTACTCAGAGTGCTGGCTCTGACGGCCATTGATCACTGGCTGCTCCGAGG GTTGCAGACTGTGAGCTGTATGCCCCCACCAGTCTCCTCTGCTGTCATTCTCACCAAAGCTGTTGGAGGCAACGAG GCGGCTGCCATTTTTAATTCAGCCTTTGGAAGTTTCCTG GGAATCATTGTAACTCCAGTGTTATTGCTGCTCTTT CTTGGCTCTTCATCCTCAGttcccttctcctccatcttctctcaGCTATTTATGACGGTTGTTGTTCCTCTGATCCTGGGTCAG GTGTGTCGTGGTTTTATCCGTGAGTTTCTGGAGCGTCAGAAACCTCCGTTCGGCGTCATCAGCAGTGCTGTGCTCCTCATGATAATCTACACCACCTTCTGTGACACCTTCAGTAATCCCAACATCGAGCTGGACCCCACcagcctgctgctggtggttctTATCA ttttctcCATCCAGCTGTGCTTCATGACTCTCACATTTGCCTTTTCCACGCG ACCCGGCTCAGGGTTCACTCCAGCAGACACGGTCGCCATCGTCTTCTGCTCCACACATAAATCACTCACTCTTG GAATCCCAATGTTGAAGATTGTGTTCGAGGGCTACGAGCATCTGTCTCTCATCTCGGTGCCACTTCTCATCTACCACCCTGCTCAGATCCTCCTGGGATCCGTCCTGGTGCCGACCATTCGCAGTTGGATGAACAGCCGGCAGAAG CCTAGTCTGTTGTTGAGGTAG